From a region of the Primulina eburnea isolate SZY01 chromosome 7, ASM2296580v1, whole genome shotgun sequence genome:
- the LOC140836854 gene encoding ent-kaurene synthase TSP4, chloroplastic-like → MLKAMSLQYSSYLLSYRQKNLHIRSSGASQISAASLDVGVETVKFLKTNSMFEDAKERIADLLRKPKISVSTYDTAWVAMVPSPHSSTEPCFPDCVNWLIENQCDDGSWAHPHRHRLLQKDILSSTLACVLALKRWGVGEQQINKGVHFIESNLSSATEESQISPLGFDIIFPGMLEYAEDLSFNLNLEPTTLKDLFQSRDLKLERCHQSDSVEMEAYLAYFSEGIRNLQNWESVMKHQRRNGSLFNSPSTTAAAYMSHQNPGCLDYLQSALKMFGNAVPAVYPMSMYAQLSTIDNLERLGICRHFRNEIQSVLDEIYRCWLQGEEEIFMDASTCAIAFRILRMNGYDVTSDPLTKILEEDSLSNPLCGHIRDVHTALEAFKASEMTMYPTESVLETQNLRLKHFLGHRVTNGSIHSSKLGINIDQEVKHIMQYPFYAILPRMENRKNIEHYNVDNLRMLKTSYSSPNFANMDFLSLSVSDFNKCQEIHLEELKGIERWVVESRLDELKFARSKSAYCYFSAAASIFHPELSDARISWAKNGVLTTVIDDFFDVGGSIEELKLLIQLVEIWDVNVNTGSCSENVRIIFSALKSTICEIVEKAVIRQERNVMRHVIDIWLDLLKSMLKETEWTMESYMPSMSEYMSNAYISFALGPIVLPALYLVGPKLSEEIVHHSEYHNLFKLMSTCGRLLNDIHSYERESKEGKLNALSLYICDSGGNFITREDSTAEMKKLINNSRRELLRLVLDRKKGVLPRACRDLFWHMSTVLHLFYIKDDGFTSQDLIKVVNSIIREPIVLSELYI, encoded by the exons ATGCTCAAAGCCATGTCTCTTCAGTATTCCAGTTATTTGCTTTCTTATCGGCAGAAGAACCTTCATATAAGAAGCTCGGGAGCTTCTCAAATTTCAG caGCATCTTTGGACGTTGGAGTTGAAACGGTAAAGTTTCTAAAAACCAATTCGATG TTTGAGGATGCCAAAGAAAGAATAGCAGATTTGCTTCGTAAGCCCAAGATTTCTGTTTCCACTTATGATACCGCATGGGTTGCTATGGTCCCTTCCCCACATTCGTCTACGGAACCTTGTTTCCCAGATTGTGTGAATTGGTTAATTGAAAATCAATGTGATGACGGCTCATGGGCTCATCCACATCGTCATCGTTTATTACAAAAAGACATCCTTTCCTCTACGTTAGCATGTGTTCTTGCGCTCAAAAGATGGGGAGTTGGTGAACAACAGATTAACAAAG GTGTCCATTTTATCGAGTCAAATTTATCGTCAGCTACGGAGGAAAGTCAGATTTCTCCTCTTGGATTTGATATCATATTCCCTGGAATGCTTGAATATGCTGAAGACTTGTCTTTCAACCTCAATCTAGAACCAACGACATTGAAAGATTTGTTTCAAAGCAGGGATTTGAAGCTGGAAAG ATGCCACCAAAGTGACTCGGTGGAGATGGAAGCTTATCTGGCATATTTTTCTGAAGGAATACGAAATTTACAGAACTGGGAATCTGTCATGAAACACCAAAGAAGAAACGGCTCCCTTTTCAACTCCCCCTCGACAACAGCTGCTGCTTATATGAGCCATCAGAATCCTGGCTGCCTTGATTACCTTCAATCAGCCTTGAAAATGTTTGGGAATGCTG TTCCCGCAGTTTACCCTATGAGTATGTATGCTCAGTTGTCCACAATTGATAATCTTGAAAGGTTAGGGATTTGCCGTCATTTCAGGAATGAAATTCAAAGTGTGTTGGATGAAATATACAG ATGCTGGCTACAAGGAGAGGAAGAGATATTCATGGATGCTTCTACTTGTGCTATAGCTTTTCGGATATTGAGAATGAATGGATATGATGTAACTTCAG ATCCGTTGACCAAAATTCTTGAAGAAGATAGCCTTTCCAatcccctctgtggacatataAGAGACGTGCACACTGCTCTCGAAGCATTTAAGGCATCAGAGATGACAATGTACCCTACTGAGTCAGTTCTTGAGACACAAAATCTGAGGCTTAAACATTTCCTGGGGCACAGAGTGACCAATGGTTCAATTCATTCAAGCAAACTCGGCATAAATATTGACCAAGAG GTGAAACATATCATGCAATATCCCTTCTATGCAATTTTACCAAGAATGGAAAACCGGAAAAATATTGAGCATTATAATGTGGATAATTTAAGAATGTTAAAAACTTCATACAG CTCTCCTAATTTTGCCAACATGGATTTCCTTTCATTGTCGGTATCAGACTTCAATAAATGTCAAGAAATACATCTCGAAGAACTCAAAGGGATCGAGAG ATGGGTTGTAGAGAGCAGATTGGACGAGCTGAAGTTTGCGAGGAGTAAATCTGCATACTGTTATTTTTCTGCTGCAGCATCCATTTTCCATCCTGAACTATCAGATGCCAGAATATCATGGGCCAAAAATGGTGTTCTTACCACAGTAATTGACGACTTTTTCGATGTTGGAGGTTCTATAGAGGAATTGAAATTATTAATTCAGTTAGTTGAAAT TTGGGATGTAAATGTTAACACAGGAAGCTGTTCTGAGAATGTGCGGATAATATTTTCTGCACTTAAGAGCACTATCTGTGAGATTGTGGAAAAAGCAGTCATTCGACAAGAACGTAATGTGATGCGCCATGTAATTGACATT TGGCTAGATTTGCTTAAAAGCATGTTGAAAGAAACTGAATGGACTATGGAAAGCTACATGCCATCGATGAGTGAATACATGAGCAATGCCTATATATCATTCGCTCTCGGGCCAATTGTCCTGCCAGCTCTTTATCTTGTCGGGCCTAAGCTTTCCGAGGAGATAGTACATCATTCCGAGTACCACAATCTATTCAAACTGATGAGTACATGCGGGCGCCTTCTCAATGACATCCACAGTTATGAG CGTGAATCTAAGGAGGGTAAACTAAATGCCTTATCATTGTACATTTGCGATAGTGGTGGTAACTTCATAACCAGGGAAGATTCTACTGCAGAAATGAAAAAATTGATCAACAACTCTAGGAGAGAACTTCTGAGATTAGTTCTCGATAGAAAGAAAGGTGTTTTACCACGAGCTTGTAGGGATTTATTCTGGCATATGAGCACGGTTCTGCACCTCTTTTACATTAAAGACGACGGATTCACCTCACAGGACTTGATCAAGGTTGTGAACTCAATTATACGTGAACCTATTGTTCTGAGTGAACTTTATATATGA
- the LOC140836855 gene encoding inosine-5'-monophosphate dehydrogenase 2-like yields the protein MEGAPVLDDGFSAARLFSQGYSYTYDDVIFLPHYIDFPTDAVSLSTKLSRHVALATPCVASPMDTVTESSMAAAMASLGAIGFIHSNNAASHQASLVSLAKSHKIPFNHDLVFKSPADSILSSGEFLSAPCIFVTESGAQNSKLLGTVQKSDWDSLADKETRILDYMRNIPVSLPANYSFEDVAGYLAKNELEFVPLVRGDGDKGEEIVNLVTSDDIERIRGFPKFGLPSLGSDGEFLVGASIGTRESDKERLEHLVKAGVNVVVLDSSQGNSIYQIEMIKYARKMYPDLDLIGGNVVTAYQAQNLIQAGVDGLRVGMGSGSICTTQEVCAVGRGQATAVYKVASLAAQNGVPVIADGGISNSGHIVKALTLGASTVMMGSFLAGSNEAPGTYEYQDGRRVKKYRGMGSLEAMTKGSDARYLGDKSKLKIAQGVVGAVADKGSILKFIPYTMQAVKQGFQDLGASSLQSAHDLLRSSVLRLEVRTGAAQVEGGIHGLVSYEKKSF from the exons ATGGAGGGCGCTCCCGTACTTGACGATGGCTTCTCGGCGGCGAGGCTTTTCAGCCAGGGCTACTCCTACACATACGACGACGTAATCTTCCTACCGCACTACATCGACTTCCCGACTGATGCAGTTTCTCTCTCCACCAAGCTCAGCCGCCACGTGGCTCTCGCTACCCCATGCGTCGCCTCACCGATGGACACTGTAACCGAGTCATCCATGGCTGCTGCCATGGCTTCTCTTGGGGCCATTGGTTTTATCCATTCCAACAACGCCGCTTCACACCAAGCATCGCTGGTTAGCCTCGCGAAATCGCACAAAATCCCATTCAATCACGATCTTGTCTTTAAATCACCGGCAGATTCGATTTTATCGTCGGGGGAGTTTCTTTCTGCTCCTTGCATTTTCGTGACGGAGTCGGGGGCTCAAAACTCGAAATTATTAGGAACGGTTCAGAAGTCTGATTGGGATAGCTTAGCTGACAAGGAAACAAGGATTTTGGATTACATGAGAAATATTCCGGTCTCACTTCCAGCTAATTACAGTTTTGAGGATGTGGCAGGATATTTAGCAAAAAACGAGCTTGAATTTGTGCCTTTGGTGAGAGGTGATGGGGACAAGGGAGAAGAAATAGTTAATTTAGTTACTAGTGATGACATCGAGAGGATCAGGGGATTTCCGAAGTTTGGGTTGCCTTCTCTGGGTTCTGATGGAGAGTTTCTAGTCGGTGCTTCAATTGGGACTAGGGAATCGGATAAAGAGAGATTGGAGCATTTGGTGAAGGCGGGGGTTAATGTGGTGGTGCTTGATAGTTCTCAAGGGAATTCGATTTATCAGATTGAGATGATAAAGTATGCCAGGAAGATGTACCCCGACTTGGATTTGATTGGTGGTAATGTGGTGACTGCTTACCAAGCACAAAACTTGATTCAGGCTGGTGTGGATGGTCTGAGAGTTGGAATGGGATCAGGTTCAATTTGTACCACTCAAGAAGTATGTGCTGTTGGTCGTGGACAG gctACGGCTGTCTACAAGGTTGCATCACTTGCTGCACAGAATGGTGTGCCTGTGATAGCTGATGGCGGCATCTCAAATTCTGGGCATATTGTTAAAGCTTTGACCCTTGGAGCATCTACCGTAATGATGGGGAGCTTTTTGGCCGGGAGCAACGAAGCTCCTGGAACTTACGAGTATCAG GATGGCCGCCGAGTCAAAAAGTATCGAGGCATGGGATCCCTAGAAGCAATGACAAAGGGAAGCGATGCTCGATATCTTGGTGATAAATCTAAGTTGAAGATTGCCCAAGGAGTTGTTGGTGCTGTGGCAGATAAAGGTTCTATATTGAAGTTCATACCCTATACTATGCAGGCAGTGAAGCAGGGTTTCCAGGATCTTGGTGCTTCCTCCCTGCAATCCGCGCATGACCTGCTGAGATCCAGTGTGCTGAGGCTTGAG GTAAGGACTGGAGCCGCACAAGTTGAAGGTGGAATTCATGGATTGGTCTCttatgaaaagaaatcattcTAA
- the LOC140836856 gene encoding metal tolerance protein 9-like: protein MSSGTGVGGGESCKAELLGSSEIDVEQSSWRLNINEFRMPERCSDHRHQPFSLRRLLRGKKKQGKIVEYYKRQERLLEGFNEMETMHEVGGLPDALTEDEMKALARSERMAIHISNIANLFLFLAKVYASVESRSLAVIASTMDSFLDLLSGLILWFTSHAMKNPNQYHYPIGKKRMQPVGIIVFASVMATLGLQIILESVRQLVAKSGPKMNHKKEMWMIGIMISVTIVKFFLMLYCRRFKNEIVRAYAQDHFFDVITNSIGLITAVLAVRFFWWIDPTGAIIIAIYTINTWAKTVVENVWSLIGRTAPPDFLAKLTYLIWNHHKEIKHIDTVRAYTFGCHYFVEVDIVLPEDMLLSQAHNIGETLQEKLEQLPEVERAFVHIDFEFTHRPEHKSKV from the exons ATGTCGAGTGGCACTGGCGTCGGCGGGGGAGAGAGTTGCAAGGCTGAGTTACTCGGCTCGTCGGAAATCGACGTTGAGCAGTCGTCATGGAGGCTTAACATCAATGAATTTCGGATGCCGGAGCGCTGTTCCGATCACCGTCACCAGCCGTTCAGTCTCCGACGCCTGCTCCGCGGAAAAA AGAAACAAGGAAAAATTGTTGAATATTACAAGAGGCAGGAGAGACTCCTAGAAGGATTCAATGAAATGGAGACCATGCATGAAGTAGGTGGTTTACCTGATGCTCTGACAGAG GATGAAATGAAAGCACTAGCCAGGAGTGAAAGGATGGCTATTCATATCTCCAACATAGCCAATTTATTCCTTTTTCTTGCAAAAGTATATGCTTCAGTTGAGAGCAGATCTTTGGCTGTCATCGCGTCAACCATGGATTCTTTCCTAGATCTGTTATCGGGGTTGATTCTGTGGTTCACTTCTCATGCCATGAAAAATCCAAACCAGTATCACTACCCAATAGGAAAGAAACGGATGCAACCAGTG GGAATTATTGTTTTTGCATCCGTAATGGCAACTCTTGGATTGCAAATTATACTGGAATCTGTCCGGCAACTCGTTGCTAAG TCTGGTCCAAAGATGAACCATAAAAAGGAGATGTGGATGATAGGGATCATGATTTCCGTAACTATTGTGAAGTTTTTTCTTATGCTTTATTGCCGCAGATTCAAGAATGAAATCGTTAGAGCCTACGCCCAAGATCATTTCTTTGATGTCATCACCAACTCAATTGGACTAATAACTGCTGTTTTGGCAGTCCGATTCTTCTGGTGGATTGACCCTACTGGTGCCATAATT ATAGCAATTTATACAATCAACACATGGGCGAAAACTGTTGTTGAAAACGTATGGTCTTTGATTGGAAGAACCGCTCCGCCAGATTTTCTTGCGAAACtaacatatctcatatggaaCCATCACAAAGAGATCAAACACATTGATACCGTGAGAGCGTACACATTTGGTTGCCATTACTTTGTGGAGGTCGACATTGTATTGCCAGAAGACATGCTCTTGAGCCAAGCACACAATATTGGTGAAACATTACAAGAAAAGCTCGAGCAACTTCCTGAGGTTGAAAGGGCTTTTGTTCATATAGATTTTGAGTTCACTCATAGACCAGAGCACAAGAGCAAAGTATGA
- the LOC140836044 gene encoding metal transporter Nramp7.2-like has protein sequence MGSLQQEELQSGGRNSRGREVSAAGTPPAGGVISDSKRFDGEEEYHVQRKPGWRNFLSYVGPGFLVSLAYLDPGNLETDLQAGANHGYELLWVVLIGLIFALIIQSLAANLGVSTGKHLSELCRAEYSTLVRYCLWLLAEVAVIAADIPEVIGTAFALNILFHIPVWVGVLCTGCSTLLLIGLQRYGVRKLELLIATLVFVMAACFFAELSYVKPPAADVMKGMFVPKLIGQGATGDAIALIGALVMPHNLFLHSALVLTRKIPNSVRGINDACRYFLIESGFALFVAFLINVAIISVSAAVCLADDLSHDNADICQDLTLNSASFLLKNVLGKSSSTVYAIALLASGQSSTITGTYAGQFIMQGFLDLKMRTWLRNLVTRCIAIIPSLIVSIVGGSHASGRLIVIASMILSFELPFALIPLLKFSSTSTKMGPHKNSIYIIVISWILALGIIGINIYYLSTAFVGWIIHNSLPKIGNVFIGIVVFPLMAIYIISVIYLIFRKDKVMTFVEPAKFDTVTQTQMEGGHLSTSGRVEMQQVPFREDLADIPLPQ, from the exons ATGGGAAGCTTGCAACAGGAAGAGCTGCAAAGTGGTGGGAGGAACAGCCGCGGCCGGGAAGTATCCGCGGCGGGGACACCTCCCGCCGGCGGCGTGATCTCCGACAGCAAACGTTTTGATGGGGAAGAAGAATACCATGTGCAACGG AAACCAGGATGGAGAAACTTCTTGTCGTATGTTGGCCCAGGTTTCTTGGTTTCTTTAGCTTACCTCGATCCTGGAAACT TGGAAACCGATTTACAAGCAGGAGCAAACCATGGATATGAA TTACTATGGGTGGTCCTTATCGGATTAATATTTGCTCTCATAATTCAATCCCTTGCTGCAAATCTTGGGGTTAGCACAG GCAAACACTTGTCTGAGTTATGCAGAGCGGAGTACTCGACACTCGTGAGATATTGTTTATGGCTGCTGGCTGAGGTCGCCGTCATAGCTGCAGACATTCCCGAAG TGATTGGGACGGCATTTGCTCTCAACATATTGTTTCACATACCAGTTTGGGTTGGGGTGCTGTGCACCGGCTGCAGCACGCTCCTCTTGATCGGGCTCCAAAGATATGGG GTGAGAAAACTGGAACTTTTAATAGCAACGTTAGTATTCGTGATGGCGGCTTGCTTTTTCGCGGAGTTGAGTTATGTTAAGCCACCCGCAGCCGATGTGATGAAAGGAATGTTTGTGCCTAAGCTCATAGGCCAAGGTGCCACTGGCGATGCTATTGCGCTGATTGGGGCTCTAGTCATGCC GCATAATCTTTTCCTTCATTCTGCACTTGTCCTCACGAGGAAGATACCCAACTCAGTTCGAGGCATCAAT GATGCATGCCGATACTTTTTGATCGAAAGTGGATTTGCACTCTTCGTAGCCTTTCTGATCAATGTTGCAATCATTTCTGTATCTGCCGCGGTTTGCTTAGCCGACGATCTCTCCCATGATAATGCAGATATTTGCCAGGATTTAACACTCAATTCTGCTTCGTTCCTGCTCAAG AATGTTTTGGGTAAATCAAGTTCAACGGTTTATGCAATTGCATTGCTAGCCTCGGGACAAAGTTCTACCATTACTGGAACTTATGCGGGACAATTCATCATGCAG GGTTTCTTGGATCTCAAGATGAGAACATGGCTTAGAAACTTGGTGACGAGGTGCATTGCTATAATACCCAGTCTAATTGTTTCAATCGTTGGAGGATCTCATGCATCTGGCCGATTAATCGTCATTGCATCG ATGATATTGTCTTTTGAACTTCCTTTTGCTCTTATCCCGCTTCTTAAATTTAGCAGCACATCCACCAAGATGGGACCTCACAAGAATTCGATTTAT ATTATAGTGATATCATGGATATTGGCGCTTGGAATCATAGGCATCAACATCTACTATCTAAGCACAGCATTTGTGGGTTGGATTATCCACAATAGTTTGCCCAAAATCGGGAATGTGTTCATCGGAATCGTTGTATTTCCACTCATGGCGATCTACATAATATCTGTGATCTATCTTATTTTCCGAAAAGACAAGGTTATGACGTTCGTCGAGCCGGCGAAGTTCGACACAGTGACTCAAACCCAAATGGAGGGTGGGCACTTGAGCACAAGTGGAAGAGTTGAAATGCAACAAGTTCCATTTAGAGAGGACCTTGCGGATATCCCACTGCCCCAATAA